Sequence from the Amaranthus tricolor cultivar Red isolate AtriRed21 chromosome 1, ASM2621246v1, whole genome shotgun sequence genome:
aaggtattaattttgactttaaaggtataaattttcaaaattgatacctttggtcaaaattgataaatgtccaaaaatttaaaatattattatacgCGCAGATTAGACTGATCCAAATTGACGGTCTTATAATAAGACTATCTTGATCCTAAGTTTTGTGtgtaacataaaaatacaaattttttaatttttgtacaaCACAATACCACTGTACCAGTAAGACCGAGGGAGACAGATTTTTTGTTGATAAAATGGTCTCCGTCTCATCGACGAAACTCAAACACCTTTATTAAAGCAATCGAGCGAGGGGAGAATCGAATGGTGAGTTTGTTTGTGAGTGTGCGTTGAGTGATGGAGGAAGCAAAAGGAGTGGTGAAGCATGTGTTGCTAGCAAAGTTCAAAGATGATATCTCACCTGACAAGATTGAAGAACTCATTAAAGCCTATGCTGACCTTGTCAATCATATTCAACCCATGAAGGCCTTTCAATGGTACACTCGCTATATCTTTTTCTGGGTTTTCCTTTGTTCTTGCTTACTTTTCTGGGTTGCTCCTGTTCTTTCTTTCTTGATGTATATTTTGAAAATGTTAGGGTTATGCTTTTGTAAAATGAtcttttcttgatttgtttaGAATGTTTTGAATCTGAGATTTGGATCGTATGCGGATGATTGCAGATTTATGAAGTGTGTGATAGTCCAGCATCTGTGATGTTTgattgtttagatttattagGGTTTTTATACGTGAATATAATTTTTCGATCGCATCATTACAGAACAATTGGAAATTGGAAATTTGTAGCTGTGAACTATTAATGGTGAACCCAAAAGTTAATCAGCTGTGAACTATTAATGGTGAACCCAAAAGTTAATCAGGGAGCTTAATGGGAAAAGCCCTTTGCTCTATAGAGAGATCATATAGACATACAATTAAGAAATTGGAAATTTGTCGTAGTGAACTCATAATTCTCAAAGATAAAGTTGACTTTCTAAGTCATCTTTCTACTATGTTTCTTTGCTGGTTTGACACATTGTTTGAACTAGATTCTGTCCTCCCCTCCAAACTTAACAACATAAAATACCATAGCTGTTTGCTTTTCATTTTTACTTTTGTGAAAAGCGTGGACATTTGTTGTACTAGGTGATTTTGCCATTGGCTTGATGATGGTGAAGTACATGATGATGATTCCTCGATTCTTCATAGAAACATAGCAGAAAGATGCATTTCAAACTTTCTAGTATGGTTTCATAAGTGATTAGTCTATATGAGATAGTAAACTAGACCTTGCATTGGAACTAGCCAAAATATTTGATAGGGTTTAAGCACCTTCGATCTTGATCCGCTTTGCAAGCTGGATTTCCTTTGGCATGATGGTAATTCGCTTGGCATCATAGTGCAGAGATTGATTTCTTCAAATAAACCAACGGGGTACCCCTCATAGGAGTTTCTTGAACAATAGCTCAGTGCTCTAGtatttttgaatttcttggTGGGCGACGGTGCCTCGTCTGTATCTGTGAGGGTTCTTCACACCACTAGTACAATGGACGGATTTGCGTGCTGGCCGTTGTTTCTTGGGGACCTTTCCCAAGGTTGACTGACTTGCGGGCAGTTTGCTTCATGTGTGCCATGTGATATTGTTGTTTGAAGGGGGGAAGAGGAGAAAGTCTAACCTCTGCTGTGTTGCTTTCCCTCTCCTACCTGTGTTTGTGTATGCAAACTGGTGTacaaaatttctaataagaAGGCCTTTTTATAGTGAAATTAGCTTGGGAGCAAGCTAACTTGGGATTTAAGAAACCTGTAGTTAAACTcatttttcctaaattatagAGACATGGATTCTTCAAGGAAATCTTTTTAAAACTGATATATGAAAATCTTTAGATTCTGCTAATAGTCATATATTGGATGTCAGATGTCATTAACATATTGGAGATTTACATTGTTATTAGAATTGAGAAATTATTTAATGTAGGTTTGGTTGAGGGAGAAAAATACTTTTGAAGTTTAGTTTTCCTTCCTTTTGATGAAAAAGTTTTGGGTGTAGAGAAAAATTGATTTCCTTCTTTCTTGGCAGAATCATGATTTACATGGGGGCGTGCAACTCTTTTCCTTCTTGGGTCTCATTTCTCAAATTTTATCCAAACCCAGTCTTGGAAAAGGGGGAAGGCAGTTTCGATGGAATACATTTTTGCTCAAAAGAAACATAGCCTTAGatatacaatttaaaaatgaaattcaaaGCATTCAACATACAATTCTTAAAGACAAGGTTAGTTGCTAAAGCATCATTCTTTGTCCAATCTCCTCCGAGCTTAAGCTATTTGGTTCTGTATTTCTTCCTTCTCTTATGCTTGCTTGATTGAGCAATCTTCCTCTCCACTCCAACCTTCTCCACTCAATATTGGTACCATGTCCACTTAAATGAGGACTTTGTAGTAGGTTGATCGTCGATGACAACCAGCTGATAACTCTATCTCATTACCAAACAATGGTCGACTCCatatttttaggattaaggcTTTGTACTGGAAGAGGAAATTTGATATTCCTTCTTTCTTCCACTAAACacctattttcatattattttaattgcgTAAGATTGCATACAtctaatttccttgtgctaaAACTCATAATGGAGGGGGGCGGACCTAAGGTCTTTCTGTCACTTGATTGATCTAAAGAATTTGGTTTGTTCTCATGCTTGACTGCCTCTGGTAAGTGAGGTTGAATCTTGAAATGAAACATAGAACAATAATCTACTTCTAATTTAAGTGTCTGAAATTCTctaaaagaaatcaaaagaaTGGCATGGAAGAACACTGTGCAACAGAATGCAACAAAATTTAACTATATCATGTATCAATCCTCTGCTTTCGACTAAATCAAAAATCTCATTTACTGTATTTCTATGTTTCATCCTAGACCGCCAGCTAAAACTAGGAAATCAATCCTAGACTACTGTCAaactgcttttttttttttttaccatttcaaCCCTTATCCAGCCCatattcatttattttcatAGAACCCATATTGAGCCCAACCCTTATTCAACCCAACCCTTTTAAAACCCTCATAATTAAGGGTTGGATCAGGGCCTCCAACAGGCCCCCAGCCCAATGCACAGGTCTACTGCTGACTATGCTGAATGTGTTGCTAATAAAAGTTTTGTATGTGGTATATCAAACTACGAATTGCCTGTTTGACTGTTGTCTTGCTTTTGGAAGAGACCTCGCGGCTAGCGGGAATGTTTAGGTTAAATCTGGTTTAGATTTTCAATCTCTGAGCAGTAACAAAACATTGGTAAAACAAAGTAATTGTAGATTTGAGTAGTGTTTCTGCATATCCACATTTTTGAACATGTTTTCATCATAGATTTGATGTGCTTGAACATTCATCGGACTGGAGATTGGATTCTAAAATGAGAACCTTAACTATACGGTACATGATGGTGCAGGGGTAAGGATGTGAGCATTGAGAACCTACAACAAGGTTTCACTCATGTGTTTGAGTCTACATTTGAAAGCACTGAAGGGGTGGCTGAGTATGTTTCACACCCAAAGCACGTCGAATTCGCAAATCTGTTCCTCGGCCATTGTGACAAAGTGATTGTTATTGATTATAAACCTACCACTGTTCGTTGTTGAATTCAGCAAGAGCAGGCCAACTTGTTGTTATGTGACCATAAATCAACTCCACAATTTCTTGTAATTTCAGCAGATCATCGCTTTGCATTGCAATTTGCAATATAACTCttatatttggtgttatttgCCCCAATTTCTGAAACTACATTCCTTCCTTACATTTGCCCTAgcttttgttaatttatattcATATTGACTctcaatgatttttttatttatcaaaataaacttcggctcgtcttgtatgagaccgtctcatcatgagacgggTCCATATAATAGCctatttcttcaattgattactttaaaatcataagtaatcgttttaagattataaataatcattctaagactataaaaagtaattatactaaaattataagttattactttaatattataagtgatcattttaagtgatcattttaagataaTAAATGTATATTGGGTCAGCCCAATGGAGAAAGTCTTAccgtgagactgtctcatttaaGTTTTAGTGTGCAAATTAAGGGTGATTGTTGAAtagtattaaaaatcaaatgggacgaTAATAGTGATTAGAAGGGAATGTAAATTTTgacacattttttaaaatttattattatttaattgatatAGAATCAAACTTCGAATATTTAtgaatacacaaattcttgtgagagacggtctttttgagagaccatttcaAATTGGGCCaatctattatttattttttaaaatattgtaggtatgcattaagaatgatgtaagtagacatttaagatattgaaagtaagcattaaggatacgtaAATAGCATTAAAGAAAATGCAAGTACgaattaaaaatacggtaagtagacattaatatttatatatatatatatatatatatatatatatatatatatatatatatatatatatattatatatatgtatatatatatatatatgtatatatatatacatatatatgtatatatatatatatatatttatatttatatttatatatatatatatatatatatatatatatatatattatatatacatacatacatacatacatacatacatacatacatacatacatacatatatatatatatatatatatatatatatatatatatatatatatatatatatatatatacatacatatatatatatacatacatatatatatatacatatatatatatatatatatatatatatatatatatatatatatatatatatatatatatacatatacatatatatatatatatacatatacatatatatatatatatatacatatacatatatatatatatatatacatatatatatatatatatatatatatatatacatatatatatatatatatatatatatatatatacatatatatatatatatatatatatatatatacatatatatatatatatatacatatatatatatatatatacatatatatatatatatatataaatatatatataaacatacatacatacatatatatatatatatatatatatatatatatatatatatatatatatatatatatatatacatatatatatatacatatatatacatatatatatatatatatatatatatatatatatatatatatatatatatacatatatatatatatatatacatatatatatatatacatatatatatatatatatatatatatatatatatatatatatatatatatatatatatatatatatatatatatatacatgtatatatttatatatatatatatatatatatacatgtatatatatatatatatatacatatatatatatatatatatatatatatatatatatacatatatatatatatatatatatatatatatatatatatatatatatatatatatatatatatatatatctacatatatatatatatatatatatatatatatatatatatatatatatatatatgcatacatatacatatatatatatatatatatatatatatatatatatatatatatatatatatatatatatatatatatttatatatatatatgtatgtatgtatgtatatatatatatatatatatatatatatatatatatatatgtatatatatatgtatgtatgtatgtatatatatatatacatatatacatatatatatacatatatatacatatatatatatatatatatatatatatatatatatatatatatatatatatatatatatatatatatatatacacaaatatatatatacatatatatatatatatatatacatatatatatttatatacatatatatatatacatacatattatatatatatatatatatatatatatatacatatatatatatatatatatatatatatatatatacatatatatatacatatacatatatatacatatatacatatatatatacatatatatacatatatatatatatatacatatatatatatacatatacatatatatatatacatatatatatatacatatatatatatataatatatacatatatatatatatatatatatatatatatatatatatatatatatattatattatataatatatatatatacatatatatataaatacatatatatatatatacttatatatatatatacatatatatataaatatatatacatatatatatcataatatatatacatatacatatatatatacatatatatatacatatttatatatatacatatattatatatagtgtagtatatatatatatatatatatatatatatatacatatatatatatatatacatatatatatatagatatacatatatatatataatatacatataatatatatatatatatatctatatatatataatacatatatatatatatatatatatatatatatatatatatatatatatatatatatatatttatctatatatacatatatatatacatatacatatatacatattatatatatatatatacatatacatatatatatacatatatatatacatatatatatatatacatatatatatacatatatataatatatatatataatataatattatataatatatatatatatatatatataatatatatatatatatatatatatatatatatatattatatatatatatacatatacatatatgtatatatatatatatatatatatatatatatatatatatatatatatatatatatatatgtatatgtatatgtatatgtatatatatatatatatatatatatattatatatatatatatatatatatatatatatgtatatatatataaatataaatatatatatatatatatgtataatatatatatacatatatatatatatatatatatatatataatatatacatacatatatatatatcatatctcATATATCTattataatacatacatatatatatatatatatataatatatatatatatatatatatctatatatatatatatatatatatatatatatattatgtatctatatatatatatatatatattatatatatatatatatatatatatgtatatatatactatatatatattatatattatatatatatatgatatatatatatatatatatatatatttctatatatatatatagtatatatatatatatatatatatacatatatttatatatatatatatatataatatatatatatatatatatatatatatatatatatatatatatatacatatatatatatacatatatatatacatatatatatatatatatatataa
This genomic interval carries:
- the LOC130825633 gene encoding stress-response A/B barrel domain-containing protein HS1 → MEEAKGVVKHVLLAKFKDDISPDKIEELIKAYADLVNHIQPMKAFQWGKDVSIENLQQGFTHVFESTFESTEGVAEYVSHPKHVEFANLFLGHCDKVIVIDYKPTTVRC